Within the Pseudarthrobacter sp. W1I19 genome, the region CCCAGGGCGGCCGGAAGCACCCGCACCAGGAATTCATCCAGATCGACACCACCAACGTCCTGTTCATCGTGGCCGGTGCGTTCGCCGGACTCGAGGAGATCATCGGTTCCAGGTCCGGCCGGAAGGGGATTGGCTTCGGCGCACCCCTCAACGAGGCCAGCAAAAAGATCGATTCCTATGGCGAAGTAATGCCGGAGGACCTCCTGAAATTCGGTCTGATTCCGGAATTCATTGGCCGGCTCCCCGTGATCACTACGGTGTCCAACCTGGACCGGGACGCCCTGATCCAGATCCTCTCAACACCCAAGAACGCCCTGGTGAAGCAGTACCAGAAGATGTTCCAGATTGACGGCGTAGAGCTCGTGTTTGACGACACCGCCCTGGACGCCATCGCTGAGCAGGCGCTGGAGCGCGGCACGGGTGCCCGCGGCCTGCGGGCCATCATGGAGGAAGTGCTCCTCCCGGTGATGTTCGATCTCCCCAGCCGTGAGGATGTGGCCAGTGTGGTAATCACCGAGGACGTGGTCCTCCGGGGCGCGGAACCCACCATGATCCCGCACGTCACCAAGCGGCGTAAGACTGCCTGAAAACCTTCCGCTAGACACCGTCAGATGCGGCTGCCCCTTGCGCAGCCGCCTGCACCTGAAGGAGTACACCCATGACTGACACTGCACGAAACAAAGCCGATTTCTGGTTTGACCCGCTGTGCCCGTTCGCGTGGATCACCTCGCGCTGGATCGGTGAAGTGGAGGACGTCCGCGACATCGAAACGGTGTGGCACGTGATGAGTCTTGCTGTCCTCAACGAGGGCCGCGACCTGGAGCCCGCCTACCGCGAGTCGATGGACAACGCCTGGGGCATGGTCCGCGTGATCATCGCGGCCCAGCAGGAGCACGGCCAGGAAACGGTCAAGGCCCTTTATGACGCCATGGGCACCCTGATCCATGAGCGCGGCGAGAAGGACAGGGCCCTGGTCATCACCAAGGCCCTCGCTGAATGCGGCCTGCCCGCCTCGCTGGCTGAAGCAGCCACCACAGAAGCCTTCGACGAAAAGCTGCGGGCCAGCCACGAGGAAGGCATCTCGCTTGTAGGCCAGGATGTTGGCACGCCCGTGGTGGCCTTCAATGGAACCGCATTCTTCGGCCCCGTCCTGACCCGGATTCCGCGTGGTGAAGAGGCCGGCAAGCTGTGGGACGCCACCACGGCCCTGGCCTCCTACCCGCACTTCTTCGAGCTGAAGCGCAGCCGCACAGAACGCCCTGAATTCAGCTGAACCAGATCCCGCCGGCCATCGACGGGGACGCAGCAGAGCTCCGGTAGAACTACTCGCTTGTAGTTCTGCCGGGGCTCTTGCGCATCCGGACCGGCAGGACAATGATGGTTCTTACCCTCTTCGAAAGAAGAGAGACGCAGGAACCGAAGATTCAGTGATATGTATTTGACGCAGCCATCGGCAAAGCCGGATACAAGCTACCAGTGACGAGGTAGGAAGACCTGAAATTTCCTAGGATCTTGCCAGACCATCAAAGACGTCACCAGATGGCCGAAAAGTCGAAGCCCCACCAACGGCAAAACGCTGATGGGGCTTCCCCTTTGCCCTGAAACAGGTTGCCCCGAGACGGGTCGCCCTGAACCAGTTTCCCTGGACCAGGGCGCCGTCCGTCAGGCCTGGGCGGGCTCCTCGGTGGCGGCCAGGGCCACGTCACTCACGGTCAGTTCGCCGTCGCCCACCACCAGGGTGATCTCGCGGGCGTTCGACGCAGCCTTCAGGTCGGCAAGCCCAGCCTTCAGTTGCGTGGTCAGGGCCTCGGAGGCCGTGATGGTGGCGGACAGGACCTCTGTGCGCTGCTTCACCTTGGCCTCGGACTTGGCTTTGCGGACGCCGCTGAGCGCAACACCCACGGTGGCCAGCATGGTGGTGTCCCCGCCCGGCACGTCCAGCGGGGCAGGCCACTGGGCGCGGTGGACCGAACCGTTCCGCCACCATCCCCAAACCTCTTCGGTGGCGAAAGGCAGGAAGGGCGCGAACAGGCGCAGCAGGGTGTCCAGGCTGGTGGCCAGGGCCGCGAGGACGGAGGCCTGTTCGGCTTCGCCGGCAGCGCCGTAGGCCCGGTCCTTGATGAGCTCCACGTAGTCGTCCGTGAACTGCCAGAAGAAGCTTTCGGTGATCTGCAGTGCGCGCGCGTAGTCGTAGTTCTCGAACGCTTTCGTGGACTGCGCCACAACATCTGCAAGCTGGGCGAGGACGGCCCGGTCCAGGGGGTTGGACAGCACCGAGAGGTCAGCGGAAAGCACTGATGCTTCGGTGGCGCCGAGGTTCAGCACGAACTTCGAGGCGTTCAGCAGCTTGATGGCCAGGCGCCGGCCGATCTTCATCTGGGCAATCTCGTAGGCGGTATCCGCGCCGAGCTTAGCGGAGGCGGCCCAGTAACGGACAGCATCGGAGCCGTATTCCTCCAGCACATCGGTGGGGACCACCACGTTGCCCTTGGACTTGGACATCTTCTTGCGGTCCGGGTCCAGGATCCAGCCCGAGATGGCGGCGTGCTTCCACGGCGCACTGTTCTCCAGGGCGTCGGCGCGGACCACCGAGGAGAAGAGCCAGGTCCGGATGATGTCGTGGCCCTGCGGGCGGACGTCAAACGGGAATACCTTGGCGAACAGTTCCGCGTCGCGCTTCCAGCCGCCCACAATGTTCGGCGTCAGGGAGGAGGTGGCCCACGTGTCCAGGATGTCGGCGTCGCCGGTGAAACCGTTGGGAACATCGCGCTGTGCCTCGTCGAAGCCCGGGGCGGCATCCGCTGCCGGGTCAACCGGCAGCTGCTCGTCGGACGGAACGATGGGGGAGTCGTAGTCCGGGTTGCCGTCGGCATCCAGCGGGTACCAGACGGGGATGGGCACACCAAAGAAGCGCTGCCGCGATACCAGCCAGTCGCCGTTCAGGCCGGAAATCCAGTTCTCGTAGCGGGAGCGCATAAAGGCGGGGTGGAAGTCGATTTCCTGCCCCCGCGCGATGAGTCGTTCACGGCGGTCCTCGTCCCGTCCACCGTTGCGGATGTACCACTGGCGGGAGGTGACAACCTCAAGGGGCTTGTCGCCCTTTTCGTAGAAGTTCACGGGGTGCATGATCTTCTTCGGCTCGCCGTCCAGCAGTTCGGCGGCGGTGAGGAGCTTCACCACCTCCTCTTTGGCGCTGAACACGGTCTTGCCGGCGATGGCGGCAAAGGCTTCACGGCCGATGTCGGTGGTGATCCACTCAGGGGCCTCGCTGACGATCCGGCCGTCCCTGCCCACGATGGCCCGTGTCGGCAACTGCAGTTCGCGCCACCAGGTGACGTCCGTCAGGTCGCCGAAGGTACACACCATCGCGATGCCTGAGCCTTTGTCCGCCTTGGCCAGCGGGTGGGCCTTCACTTCGACCTCGACGCCGAACACCGGGGACGTGACCTTCTTGCCGAACAGCGGCTGGTACCGTTCGTCGTCGGGATTTGCCACCAGGGCCGCACAGGCGGCCAGCAGTTCGGGACGGGTGGTCTCGATGTAGATCCGCTCGCCGTCCTCAGTGAAGAAGGGGTACCGGTAGTAGGCGCCCGGCACTTCGCGGTCCTCGAGCTCGGCCTGGGCCACGGCAGTGCGGAAGGTGACATCCCAGAGGGTGGGCGCCTCGGCCATGTAGGCGTCGCCGGCCGCAAGGTTGGCCAGGAACGCGCGCTGCGAAACCGCCCTGGAGTTGTCGTCGATGGTGCGGTAGGTCAGTTCCCAGTCCACGGACAGGCCAAGCGTCTGGAAGAGGTTTTCGAAGACCTTCTCGTCCTCAACGGCCAGCTCTTCACACAGCTCGATGAAGTTCCGGCGGGAGACCACGTCAAAATCCCGCTGGTTCTTGGCAGGCTGGGTCGGAGGACGGTAGTCCGCGTTGTACGGGATGGCCGGGTCGCACCGCACCCCGTAGTAGTTCTGCACCCGGCGTTCGGTGGGCAGGCCGTTGTCATCCCAGCCCATCGGGTAGAAGACGTTCTTGCCGATCATTCGCTGGTAGCGGGCCAGCACATCGGTCTGCGTGTAGGAGAACATGTGTCCCACGTGCAGCGATCCGGAAGCGGTGGGCGGGGGAGTATCGATCGAGTAGACCTGCTCCCGGGTGGTGTCCGGGTTGAACTTGTAGGTCCCCTCCGCAAGCCAGCGCTGCGTCAGGGCAGCTTCGAGGCCCTCGAGGGCCGGCTTGTCCGGAACGTTGATGGGGGCGGTGTTGGGCGTGTCTGTACCCTGTTTGTCTTCAGCCATCTGCCAATTGTTTCATGGCCGCGCACGTCCCCCTGCCCGGCGGCGGGCTGCAGGCGCGCGTTCATCCGGGGAAATACGCCGGGGCGGTCTCCGGGCAGGGAAGGTTAGGGTGGTGCCATGACTTCGGACTTCCAGAAAAAAGCAGCTTTGGTGACCGGCGCGAGCAGCGGAATCGGTGAGGCAACCGTCCGCGCCCTGGCGGCGGCAGGCTGGACAGTCTTCGCTGTGGCGCGCCGCGCGGAGCGGCTCGCCGCGCTGGAAGCCGAGACCGGCGCCGTCGGCATTCCTGCCGATATTTCCGCGGACGACGACGTGTCCCGGCTTCTTGCCCTGGTCACCGAAGCGGGAGGCATTGACACGCTGGTCAACATCGCCGGCGGCGCCCGGGGTGCCGACACCGTGGGCCAGGCGAGCACCGAGGACTGGGAATGGATGTACCGGGTCAACGTGCTGGGCACCATGAAGCTCACCCGGGCGTTCCTGCCGATGCTCCGCGCACACGGCGAGGGAACCGTGCTGAACCTGACCTCCACTGCCGCGCTTGCTCCGTACGAAGGCGGAGGCGGCTACAACGCCGCGAAGTCTGCCCAGCAGGCCATGACCGGGGCGCTGCGGCTGGAGGAAGCGGAAAACAACGTCCGCGTCATCGAAGTGGCGCCGGGGCTGGTGTACACGGAGGAGTTCGCACTGAACCGGCTGGGTGACCGGCAGGCCGCCCAAAAGGTATACCAGGGCGTGGAGAAGCCGCTCACCGCCGCCGACGTGGCGGATGTGGTCAGGTATGCCGTCAGTGCCCCGCACCATGTGAACCTGGACCAGATCGTGATCCGGCCGGTGGCGCAGGCCGCCAACCACAAACTGATCCGCAAGGGCTGACTTACGGCAGAGCCTGTTTTTGCTGCAGTACCAGGCGGGCCACCACCGCGGCATGATCGGTTCCGGGCAGGGTGACGACCTCGACCTCCGCGATACCTATTCCCGGGCTGACCAGCACATGATCCAGGGCCGCGAAGGCCGGTACCGGTGAGTTCACCGGCCACGTTGGTACCAGGCCCTTGCCGGCAGTCCGGGCCGCATCAGTGAGTCCTAGGGCCAGGAGGTCACGGAATTCCCGGTGGTCCGCGGTGGCGTTGAAGTCGCCCAGCAGGATGGTGGGCTCCCCTTCCGGTGCGGCCCGCCACAGTTCCCCCAACTGCCGCAGTTCCGCCCGCCACGTGCGCGTATGCCCGGGGAGCGGGGAATCGATGTGGACAGCTGTCAGGTGGACCGGCGCCGCTACGCCGGGGACTACGGCCACTGCCTGGCTTTGGTAGAACACCGAGCCCGGTACCCGTTCAGCCTGCTCCAGCGGAAACCGTGCAAAGAGGGCGTTCCCAGTGCCGGCCCAATCAACGTCCGGCGCCCGGCCGGGCAGCACGGTTGCCAGGCCTGCGATGTCCAGCTCTTCCAGTCCCTGCGGGGCGAGTTCGGGCAGGGCCAACACGTCGACGTTCCGGCTTTTCACCTCCGCCAGCAGGGCCGCGGCGTCGATGCCCCTGGAGCCCACATTCACCGCCATCACCGTGAGCGTCTGTTTACGGGGGAGTGCTTTCGCGGCCGGTTGGCCCGCGGGGAGGGCAGCGGACTGCAGGTTGTCTTCTCCGGCAGCAGGCACGATCCGGCCCAGCACCAGGCTGAACTGGGCCACGAGCACCCCCGCTGCCAGCGCGGCCACCAGTGACCGGGCGGCGCCGGGACGGATACACAGTGCGACGACGGCGGCAGCCAGCCCCGCCGCCGTCGTGATGAGCGCCGCGGGAAAGAAGGACAACAGCTGGATCCACGGGGTCCCGATGTCCCAGGGAACCAGGCGAAGCGCCAGCAGTACGGCACCCGGCGCGGCCAGGACGGCGGCGGACACCGACCACCAGGACACCCTGCGGGGACGCGGTCCCTGACGCAGTCCGGCCCCGTTCTTCTGCATACGCTCCATTATTGGTGGCCCGGCCGTGGAAATAGTAGACTCGGAAGCGGCTACGACCCGGCTATCACCGGCGAGCTTCCGGAAGAACGCACCAACCGCGATACCTGCGGACGGCGTCAGTAGAACCGGACGGGTAAGCCCGTCACAGCAGTCAATGAGCGGCCGGAGCAGGACGGTTCCCCAGGGAGCCGGCAGCGCCGGTAAGTGAGGTGGTACCGCGGTGGGCGTGGAGTCCGGAAGGACAACACGGCAGCCGTCCTCGCATCCTGAACGGAACGAAAGGCGCAAGCCGGCAGTTCGCCAAGCTCAACCCAGGATGTCGAGAATGACGTATTACCCCAAGGCCTCAGCCTCCGCCAATGGCACCTCTTCCAGCCGCAACGCTGGCGTGTCCGCTTCCGTGAAGTTCCCGGAAATCGAAGAGCGCATCCTCAAGTACTGGGACCAGGACGGCACCTTTCAGGCCAGCATCGACCAGCGCAGCGCGGACGCCCCCGGCGGCGAGCCCGGCAGCAACGAATTCGTTTTCTACGACGGCCCGCCGTTCGCCAACGGCCTGCCGCACTATGGCCACCTGCTCACCGGGTACGCCAAGGACCTCGTGGGCCGCTACCAGACCCAGCGCGGCAAGCGCGTGGAGCGCCGCTTCGGCTGGGATACCCATGGCCTGCCGGCAGAGCTCGAAGCCATGAAGCAGCTGGGCATGACGGACAAGACCCAGATCGAAGCCATGGGCATCGACAAGTTCAACGACGCCTGCCGCGCCTCCGTGATGAAGTACGCCGACGAATGGCGCAGTTACGTCACCCGCCAGGCGCGCTGGGTGGACTTCGATAACGACTACAAGACCCTCAACGTCGAGTACATGGAGTCGGTCCTCTGGGCCTTCAAGCAGCTGCACGAAAAGGGATTGACCTACAACGGCTACCGCGTGCTGCCTTACTGCTGGAAGGACGAAACCCCGCTGTCCAACCATGAGCTGCGCATGGACGACGACGTCTACAAGAACCGCCAGGACCAGACCGTCACGGTGACCTTCCCCCTGCTTGCCGGGGAGTCGGAACTGTCCCGGCGGCTCGCCGGTGTCCAGGCCCTCGCCTGGACCACCACCCCCTGGACACTGCCGACGAACGCCGCGCTCGCCGTCGGACCTTCCATCACTTACGCCGTGCTGCCTGCCGGCCCCAACGGCATCAAGGCCGCCTCCGCGGATGCTCCGGTTACCGGCAGCTTCCTGCTGGCCGCCGACCTGCTGGCCAGCTACGCGAAGGACCTCGGATACGAGGACTTCGAGGCAGCGCAGGCCGCCGTTGTCTCCACGCACACGGGTGCTGAGCTGGAAGGCCTCGCCTACCAGCCGCTGTGGCAGGACTTTGCCGACAACGAAAAATACGGCATGGAGAACGCCTGGCGGATCCTGGTGGCCGACTACGTCACCACCACCGACGGCACCGGCATCGTCCACCAGGCTCCCGCCTACGGTGAAGACGACCAGAAGGTCTGCGAGGAAGCCGGCATCCCGGTGATCCTCTCGGTGGACGAGGGCGCGAAATTCCTGCCGCTGTTCAAGCACGGCGACCTCCACGACATCGTGGGCCTGCAGGTCTTCGAGGCCAACAAGCCCATCACCCAGGTGCTGCGCGCCCAGGGCCGCCTGGTCCGCCAGGCCAGCTACGAGCACAGCTACCCGCACTGCTGGCGCTGCCGCAACCCGCTGATCTACCGCGCCGTGTCCTCCTGGTATGTGGAGGTCACCAAGTTCAAGGACCGGATGTCCGAGCTGAACCAGGAAATCAACTGGATCCCGGGCAACGTCAAGGACGGCCAGTTCGGCAAGTGGCTGGAAAACGCCCGTGACTGGTCCATCAGCCGCAACCGCTACTGGGGCAGCCCCATCCCCGTCTGGCAGTCCAGCGACCCCGAATACCCGCGCACGGATGTGTACGGCTCGCTCGCCGAGATCGAGGCGGACTTCGGCAGGCTGCCGCTGAACAAGGACGGCCAGGTGGACCTGCACCGCCCGTTCATCGACGAACTGACCAGGCCCAACCCGGACGATCCCCGTACCCCCGGAGAGGGCCAGTCGGTGATGCGCCGCGTGGAGGACGTCCTGGATGTCTGGTTCGACTCCGGCTCCATGCCGTACGGCCAGGTGCACTACCCGTTCCAGAACGAGGCCTGGTTCGATACCCACAACCCCGCCGACTTCATCGTGGAGTACATCGGCCAGACCCGCGGCTGGTTCTACATGCTGCACATCCTGTCCACGGCGCTGTTCGACCGGCCGGCGTTCCGCAACGTCATCAGCCACGGCATTGTGCTGGGCTCGGACGGGCAGAAAATGTCCAAGAGCCTGCGGAACTACCCGGATGTCTCCGAGGTCCTGGACCGCGACGGCTCGGACGCCATGCGCTGGTTCCTGATGTCCAGCCCCATCCTCCGAGGCGGCAACCTGGTGGTCACCGAACAGGGAATCCGCGACGGCGTCCGGCAAGTCATCCTGCCTCTGTGGAACGTGTACAGCTTCTTCACGCTCTACACCAACGCCGCCAACGGCGGTTCAGGCTATGACGCGAAGCTGCGCTACGACGGCTATGCCGACACGCTGGACCAGTACCTGCTGGCCAACACCGGTGACTTGGTCCGGAACATGACGGAGCAGCTGGACACCTACGACATCTCCGGCGCCTGCGACGAACTGCGCAGCTACCTGGACATGCTCACCAACTGGTACGTCCGCCGGAGCCGGCAGCGCTTCTTCGACGAAGACCAGGACGCGTTCGACGCTCTGTTCACCGCCCTGGAGACGGTCACCCGCGTGGCGGCTTCGCTCCTGCCGCTGGTCTCCGAGGAAATCTGGCGCGGACTCACCGGCGGCCGCTCGGTGCACCTGGCCGACTGGCCGGACGCCAACCTGTTCCCGGCCAACCCGGACCTGGTGCAGGCCATGGACAAAGTCCAGCAGATCTGCTCCACCGGTTCCTCACTCCGGAAGGCAGCAAACCTGCGCGTACGCCTGCCGCTGCAGGAACTGACTGTTGTGGCACCGGGCGCGGATGCGCTGGACGGCTTCGCCGCCGTCGTCGCGGACGAACTCAACCTCCGCTCTGTCCGCCTCCTGGATGCCGCCACGGCCTCCCCGGAGGAATTCGGGATCCAGCAGAAGCTCGTGGTCAACGCACGCGCCGCAGGTCCGCGGCTGGGCAAGAACGTCCAGGCCGCCATCAAGGGCGCCAAGTCCGGCGACTGGTCCGTTTCCGATGCCGGCGTTGTCACGGCCGGGGGCCTGGAACTGGAACCGCAGGAATATACGCTCGAAACCGTAGTGGCAGACAGCGGGTCCGCGGCTGCGTCTTCGGCTGTAGCCGTCCTTCCCGGTGGCGGCTTCGTAGTCCTCAACACCGAGGTGACCCCGGAGCTGGAGGCCGAAGGCCTGGCCCGGGACATGGTCAGGTCCATCCAGCAGGCACGCAAGGACGCCGGACTCAACGTCAGCGACCGGATCCGGACCTCCGTGACTGCCCGGCAGAACGTCGTCGACGCCCTGCTGGCCAACGCTGAACTGGTAAAGGGCGAGACCCTCACCGTGGACCTCACGGCAGAACCATCGGACGCCGCCGAACCGGTAGTCGCCGTCGAAAAAGTAAAGGCCTGATCCATGACTGACGAATTTTCCGTAGAGAGCGTCTACGCCGAGCTGCTGGGCCGGGCGCCGGAAAACAAGATGGAGCCGCGGCTTGCCCCGCTGTTCAGGGCCATGGATGTGCTGGGCGAGCCCAACAAGGCGTACCCGATCATCCACGTGACCGGGACCAACGGCAAGACCTCCACGGCCCGCATGATCGAATCGGTGTTGCGGGCCCACGGCCTGAGCACCGGGCGTTACACCAGCCCGCACCTGTCCAAGGTCACCGAACGGATCAGCATCGACGGCCACCCGGTTTCGGATGAGACCTTCGTCCGGATCTGGGACGAGATCCGGCCCTACCTGCAGATCGTGGACTCGGAACTGGAGGCTGAAGGGCAGCCCCGGCTGACGTATTTCGAATGCCTCACGATCCTCGGCTTCGCCATCTTCGCCGACCAGCCCGTCAACGTGGCGGTCATCGAAGTGGGACTCGGCGGCATCACGGATGCCACCAACGTGGGAGACGGGCAGGTTTCCGTGGTCACGCCCATCTCCCTGGACCACACGGACCTGCTGGGTGAGACCACCGAAGACATCGCCCATGAAAAGGCCGGGATCATCAAGCCCGGCGGCTACCTCATCAGCGCCGCCCAACCCCTGGACGCGGCGCAGGTCCTCCTCGAAAAAGCCAAGGACGTGGGCGTTCCCTTCAAGTTCGAAGGCGTGGAGTTCGGCGTCGAATCCCGGACCGTGGCCGTGGGCGGCCAGATGGTCACCATCCAGGGCATCGCGGGCCGTTACCCCGACCTGCTGGTGCCGCTGCACGGAGCCCACCAGGCACAGAACGCCGCCGTAGCGGTGGCAGCCCTGGAGGCCTTCTTCGGCGGTGAGAAGGAACTCGGCTTCGACGTGCTGCAGGAAGGGTTCGCCGCGGCCACCTCTCCGGGCCGGCTCGAAGTGGTCCGGACGGCGCCCACCATCGTGGTGGACGCCGCCCACAACCCGGATGGCATCAAGGCATCCGCCGCAGCCCTGCAGGAGGCTTTTACGTTCACCCGCCTGGTTCCGGTGGTGGGGGTCCTGAGGGAAAAGGACGCGGAGGAAGTACTCCGCCAGCTTAAGGAATCCCTGGGCGGCCTGGCGGAGGAGTACTGCTTCACCCAGTCGAACTCGCCGCGCGCCGTCCCGGCTGCCGAACTGGCCGAGCTGGCCATAGACCTTGGCTTTGGCGAGGACAACGTCCACATCGCCGAGAAGCTCGACGACGCCCTGGAATGGGCTGTGGAACGCGCCGAAGCCAATGATGACCTTTCCGGCGCAGTGCTGGTGACCGGTTCCATCACGCTGGTGGCCGAAGCCCGGATCCTGCTCGGGAAGACGGAGGCGTAGGGCATGGCCAAACTGACCAAGGCCCAGCGCGAGTGGCGGCCGGGCATGCCCAAGAAGCGGCGTTCCACCAAGGTGATGTTCGCCTCCACCGTTCTGCTCCTGGAAGCATTTGTGATGTTTTTCGCCACCCTGGCGGTGTTTGGCCTGCGCCGGGCGGAATTCCCGCCGGCGCTGATCCTGGGCGTGGGCATCGGACTGAGCGTGGTGATGATCGTGGCATGCGCCTTCCTCAGCAAGGCGTGGGGCGTTGGACTGGGCTGGATCCTGCAGCTCATCCTGATCCTCACCGGCATCTTCGAGCCGGCCATGTTCCTGGTGGGAGCACTCTTCGCCCTTGCCTGGTGGTATGGAATCCGCACGGGCATCCGGCTGGACCGGGAAGCCGGCCAGCGTGCCCGGGAACAGGCTGAGTGGGAAGCAGCCCGTCCGGACCAGGCTGCCGGGCCGGACCAGCAGCCCCAGGCCACCTGACGCCAGTCCCCGTAGACTTGTCCCCGAAACCCATACCAACGCATTGGAGCAGTTGTGACTATTGAGCGCACCCTCGTCCTGATCAAGCCCGACGGCGTCGCCCGCAACCTTACGGGCGCCATCCTGGCCCGGATCGAAGCCAAGGGCTACACCCTGGCTGAACTGAAAAAGGTGGACGCCACCCGCGACCTGCTCGAACAGCACTACGAGGAGCACGTGGGCAAGCCTTTCTACGAGCCCCTGGTGGAATTTATGCTCAGCGGCCCTGTTGTGGCGGCCATCTTCGAAGGCCACCGCGTCATTGAGGGCTTCCGCTCCCTGGCCGGCACCACGGACCCCACCACCGCCGCTCCGGGCACCATCCGCGGCGACTTTGGCCGTGACTGGGGCCTGAAGGTCCAGCAGAACCTGGTGCATGGCTCGGATTCCACCGACTCCGCCGAGCGCGAAATCAAGATCTGGTTCCAGGGCTGACCCCACCGAGATGACAGATAAGGCCA harbors:
- the ndk gene encoding nucleoside-diphosphate kinase, producing the protein MTIERTLVLIKPDGVARNLTGAILARIEAKGYTLAELKKVDATRDLLEQHYEEHVGKPFYEPLVEFMLSGPVVAAIFEGHRVIEGFRSLAGTTDPTTAAPGTIRGDFGRDWGLKVQQNLVHGSDSTDSAEREIKIWFQG